A genomic stretch from Limnobacter thiooxidans includes:
- a CDS encoding efflux RND transporter permease subunit, with translation MFQFLLDSSLKNRLLVLFGALLLTAYGAFTLTQTPVDVFPDLNKPTVTVITEAGGMASEEVEQLITFPLETTLNGLPGVEVIRSVSSAGLSFIYVTFNWDVEIYRARQMVSERLTSMEESIPAGLTPTMGPVSSIMGEIMQIAIPIDTQKLSPMAVREYADWVLRPRLLSIQGVAQVIPIGGEVRQFQVQPDLQRMVDLGITIEHLQAALKGFASNTSGGFLSLNGREYLIRHLGRTSSLDDLRNVAVGVRNGQPVLLMQVAQVEFAAAVKRGDAGFEGRPAVILGIQKQPDADTLALTRAIEEALAGMKNSLPEGMEQPRVTFRQASFIEASITTLQGKLIGASVFVAVVLFLFLGTLRPTVIALTAIPVSIFMTALVFKYFGLSINTMTLGGLAIAIGGLVDDAVVDVENILRRLKEQRARNPGQPFDWVALVRKASLEVRAGIVVATAIVVLVFIPLFALPGIEGKLFVPLGIAFIVSTLASLVVSVTVTPVLSYYLLPGIKNLDHGDTRALAWLKARYRGSLQGVLNQPKKAIGVALLAVVVAAASVPFFPKTFLPPFNEGTLLIGLRLNPGVTLEDSSSLATQAEQLLAGVPEITHIGRRSGRAELDEHAEGVHVSELDIGLIPVSEMTRPMDEVNADIRARLQNLPAAIALGQPISHRIDHMLSGVRSQIAIKVFGEDLDTLRGTAEQLRMQLADIDGLVDLEVEKQVLAPEIKVRVNYAAASQYGVSATDILLGLQTLVEGEKITQIVEGNRRFALVLKLADRDRSLEQLQQLLIQTPSGAVPLSALAEVEDSDGPNQISRDDGKRRIVISANAQGRALSAVVEDIRTVVARQALPEGYFVVLGGQFEAQETATRLVGVLSIVSLGLMFAVLYSRYQSVKLSLIIMANIPLALVGAVFALWLSGQPLSVAALIGFITLAGISVRNGILKVSHYIHLMRFEQEQFSQSMIVRGSIERLSPVLMTALVTAFALAPLLFEAERPGTEILHPVAVVIFGGLISSTLLDSYITPALYWLSARADIHPRLQPGDQQKQAT, from the coding sequence ATGTTTCAGTTTTTACTCGACAGCAGCCTGAAAAACCGGCTGCTGGTGTTGTTCGGTGCCTTGCTGCTGACGGCTTATGGGGCATTCACACTGACCCAAACCCCCGTGGATGTGTTTCCCGATTTGAACAAGCCCACAGTCACGGTGATTACCGAGGCTGGTGGCATGGCTTCCGAGGAAGTGGAGCAGCTGATCACCTTTCCGCTGGAAACCACGTTGAATGGGTTACCTGGTGTGGAGGTGATCCGTTCCGTGTCCAGTGCTGGGCTTTCATTCATTTACGTCACTTTCAATTGGGATGTGGAAATTTACCGCGCCCGGCAGATGGTGTCTGAACGCCTGACCAGCATGGAAGAATCCATTCCGGCCGGGTTGACACCCACGATGGGGCCTGTCAGTTCCATCATGGGTGAGATCATGCAGATCGCCATTCCGATCGACACACAAAAGCTGTCCCCGATGGCGGTGCGCGAGTACGCAGACTGGGTGCTGCGGCCCCGTTTGCTGTCCATTCAGGGCGTGGCACAGGTCATCCCGATTGGTGGTGAGGTGCGTCAGTTTCAGGTGCAGCCCGATTTGCAGCGCATGGTTGATCTGGGCATCACGATTGAACACCTGCAAGCTGCACTGAAAGGTTTTGCGTCCAACACATCGGGCGGATTTTTGTCATTGAATGGCCGTGAATACCTGATTCGTCATCTGGGCAGAACATCTTCGCTGGATGATTTGCGCAATGTCGCGGTGGGGGTTCGCAATGGCCAGCCTGTCTTGCTGATGCAGGTGGCCCAGGTTGAATTTGCTGCAGCGGTGAAGCGGGGGGATGCCGGTTTTGAAGGCAGGCCAGCCGTTATTCTGGGCATTCAAAAACAACCCGATGCCGATACCCTGGCATTGACCCGCGCCATTGAAGAGGCGCTGGCTGGCATGAAAAACAGTTTGCCAGAAGGCATGGAACAACCACGCGTCACCTTCCGGCAAGCCAGTTTTATTGAAGCGTCCATCACCACCTTGCAGGGCAAACTGATTGGGGCTTCGGTGTTTGTGGCGGTGGTGCTGTTTCTGTTTTTGGGCACGCTGCGTCCCACGGTCATTGCACTCACCGCCATTCCAGTGTCCATTTTCATGACAGCGCTGGTGTTCAAGTACTTTGGCCTGTCGATCAACACCATGACACTGGGTGGCTTGGCCATTGCCATTGGTGGTCTGGTTGACGACGCCGTGGTCGATGTTGAAAACATTTTGCGGCGCCTGAAAGAGCAACGGGCCAGAAACCCTGGTCAGCCTTTCGACTGGGTGGCGCTGGTGCGCAAGGCCAGCCTTGAAGTGCGCGCCGGTATTGTGGTTGCCACGGCCATTGTGGTGCTGGTGTTCATTCCCCTGTTCGCATTGCCCGGCATTGAAGGCAAGTTGTTTGTGCCTCTCGGTATTGCCTTTATTGTGTCCACACTGGCCTCACTGGTGGTGTCGGTCACAGTGACGCCGGTGTTGTCGTATTACCTGTTGCCCGGCATCAAGAACCTTGACCATGGCGACACCCGGGCGCTGGCCTGGCTAAAGGCACGTTACCGGGGCAGCTTGCAGGGTGTGTTGAATCAACCTAAAAAAGCCATTGGGGTGGCTCTGCTTGCTGTTGTTGTGGCAGCCGCTTCGGTACCGTTTTTTCCGAAAACCTTTTTGCCGCCCTTCAATGAAGGAACGTTGTTGATCGGTTTACGCCTGAACCCCGGTGTTACGCTGGAAGATTCATCTTCACTGGCCACCCAGGCCGAACAGCTGTTGGCGGGCGTGCCCGAGATTACACACATCGGGCGCAGAAGCGGCCGCGCAGAACTGGACGAACATGCAGAGGGGGTGCATGTGTCGGAACTGGACATTGGCTTGATCCCTGTTTCGGAAATGACCCGGCCCATGGATGAAGTGAATGCCGACATTCGCGCGCGCCTGCAAAATCTGCCTGCAGCCATTGCCTTGGGGCAACCCATTTCCCATCGGATAGACCACATGCTTTCTGGCGTGCGTTCACAAATTGCCATCAAGGTGTTCGGTGAAGACCTGGACACCTTGCGAGGCACAGCGGAACAGTTGCGCATGCAACTGGCCGACATTGATGGGTTGGTTGACCTTGAAGTGGAAAAGCAGGTGCTGGCGCCTGAAATCAAGGTGCGGGTGAATTACGCCGCAGCCTCGCAATACGGGGTATCGGCCACTGACATTTTGCTGGGCCTGCAAACCCTGGTCGAGGGTGAAAAAATCACCCAGATCGTGGAGGGCAACCGTCGCTTTGCGTTGGTGCTCAAGCTTGCAGACCGTGACAGAAGCCTGGAGCAGCTTCAACAACTGTTGATACAAACGCCCAGTGGTGCGGTGCCTTTGTCCGCACTGGCTGAGGTTGAGGACAGTGATGGCCCCAACCAGATCAGCCGCGACGATGGCAAACGCCGCATCGTGATTTCTGCCAATGCGCAAGGTAGGGCTTTATCGGCGGTGGTCGAAGACATTCGCACTGTGGTGGCACGGCAGGCGCTGCCTGAGGGCTATTTTGTGGTGTTGGGCGGCCAGTTTGAGGCGCAGGAAACAGCCACTCGATTGGTCGGTGTTTTGTCAATTGTGTCGCTGGGGCTGATGTTTGCTGTGCTTTACAGTCGATATCAGTCGGTAAAGCTGTCGCTCATTATCATGGCCAATATTCCATTGGCCTTGGTGGGGGCGGTGTTCGCATTGTGGCTGTCGGGCCAACCCCTGTCGGTGGCGGCACTGATCGGCTTTATTACACTGGCGGGAATTTCTGTCCGCAATGGAATATTGAAGGTAAGTCACTACATCCACCTGATGCGTTTTGAGCAAGAGCAATTCAGCCAATCCATGATTGTACGCGGGTCCATCGAACGCTTAAGCCCCGTACTGATGACAGCCCTGGTCACCGCATTTGCGCTTGCTCCCCTGCTGTTTGAAGCCGAGAGGCCGGGCACAGAAATACTGCACCCCGTGGCGGTGGTGATCTTCGGAGGCTTGATCAGTTCGACCTTGCTGGACAGCTACATCACCCCCGCACTGTATTGGTTAAGTGCACGCGCTGACATTCACCCGCGCCTTCAGCCGGGTGACCAGCAAAAACAGGCCACCTAG